Proteins encoded by one window of Vigna radiata var. radiata cultivar VC1973A chromosome 5, Vradiata_ver6, whole genome shotgun sequence:
- the LOC106759975 gene encoding transcription termination factor MTERF5, chloroplastic-like has protein sequence MVRRSPWLLSCDPCKRVMPKFEFFLSKGVSSSEIVDLVNKYPAVLGSSLKNQIVPTYELIYKFLQSDVKTIGCMLGNSFFCRGDILAHNIRLLLKNGVGETNISRLLGNRCKGVFCSNDMVKLVKEVKDLGFDPSKAAFAVALMAKKETTPSMWKQKVDTLKKWGWSDEAFSEAFRRHPHIMLASIKKINVVMNFWVNQLGRDALELVRFPKIFGLSMEKTIIPRYRVVQHLLAEGLRKSTASFLTPIAISEKAFLETFVTCFKEESYQLLKLYQEKVSVQGKEEVGAAWGNSQIVNS, from the coding sequence ATGGTTAGAAGGTCACCATGGTTGCTTTCCTGTGACCCATGCAAAAGGGTAATGccaaagtttgaattttttctctCAAAGGGTGTTTCTAGCTCTGAAATTGTTGACCTAGTGAATAAGTACCCTGCAGTACTGGGTTCAAGCCTGAAGAATCAGATAGTTCCAACCTATGAATTGATTTATAAGTTCTTGCAATCTGATGTGAAGACTATTGGTTGTATGCTTGGTAATTCATTTTTCTGTCGGGGCGATATTCTAGCACACAACATCAGATTGCTGCTGAAGAATGGAGTGGGAGAAACGAACATTTCAAGATTGCTTGGGAACCGTTGTAAGGGGGTCTTTTGCTCAAATGATATGGTTAAGTTGGTGAAGGAAGTAAAGGATTTGGGATTTGATCCTTCAAAAGCAGCTTTTGCTGTAGCGTTGATGGCCAAAAAAGAAACGACTCCTTCCATGTGGAAGCAGAAAGTTGATACCTTAAAGAAATGGGGTTGGTCTGATGAAGCCTTTTCTGAAGCATTTAGGAGGCACCCTCACATTATGTTGGCAtccattaagaaaataaatgttgtGATGAACTTTTGGGTCAATCAGTTGGGTAGGGATGCTCTGGAACTTGTCCGTTTTCCGAAGATTTTCGGGTTGAGTATGGAAAAGACAATCATTCCAAGGTATCGTGTTGTCCAGCATTTACTTGCTGAAGGCCTGAGGAAAAGCACTGCCAGCTTTTTGACGCCGATTGCTATTTCTGAAAAGGCCTTTCTTGAAACCTTTGTGACATGTTTTAAGGAGGAATCATATCAACTATTAAAGTTGTACCAGGAAAAAGTTAGTGTTCAAGGAAAAGAGGAGGTTGGTGCGGCATGGGGCAATTCTCAAATTGTTAACTCATGA